A stretch of DNA from Candidatus Binatia bacterium:
GCATCCGGGGCACCGACGTTGATCGGCACGACAACGTTCTGACCCACGTTATCGGTCACGGTGAGGTTGAACGTGCCTAACTGGTTACCGCCGGTCACAGTGAATGTGCCTCCGGAGCTGAACACCGTTGCCGTGCTCAGACAGAGGTTGCCGCCGGAGGGCACGATCGTAAAGGGAGGCGCCCCACCCGTTACGGTGAACGTGAGCTTCGAACCGTTGCAGTTCGGGCTGCCGTTCGTGCCCGACCAAACGAATCCAGCAGGTGGATTCACCACGGGTGCGGCAACTGTCGGGGTACGCGTCGGCGTGAGCGTTTGTGTCGGTGTAAAGCTGGGGGTCGGAGTCGGAGTACGCGTTGGTGTCGGCGTCTGCGTCACCGTCGGGGTCGCTGTCGGACGCAGGTCGAGCAAGGTGATGCTGCGGACATCCTCGATAAACCCGCCGGGCTGGCTCGGCGCGCTCACCCGCGCTCGGATCTGCACGCTCTGCCCCTGCATCGTCGAAACGTACTTCACGCACGACAACGCATCGCCAGGCTGCGCATTCACTTGGAAGCTCAACTGGCAGTTCGGCGGACCGCCCACCAATGCCGGGCTCGTCACCGACACACCCGCCACCGGCGTCACTAGCGAGAACTCCACTGGGATCCCATTCATCGCCGCCACGCCATTCGCATCGGTCACCAAGGCCGTGATGACGATGCTGAACGTGCCGTCGCCATTGTTGGTCACTCCCAAGATGTTCTGCTCGATCTGGATGAAGCGCGCCTCGGGGGTCGGTGTCGGCGTGATCGTCGGCGTGTTCGTGCGAGTCGGCGTCTGTGTCGGCGTCGAGGTCGGAGTCAGGGTCGGCGTGAACGTATTCGTCACCGTCGGAGTCGCCGTCGGACGCAGGTCGAGCAAGGTGATGCTGCGGACATCCTCGATAAACCCGCCGGGCTGGCTCGGCGCGCTCACCCGCGCTCGGATCTGCACGCTCTGCCCCTGCATCGTCGAAACGTACTTCACGCACGACAACGCATCGCCAGGCTGTGCGTTCACCTGGAAGCTCAACTGGCAGTTCGGCGGATCGCCCACCAATGCCGGGCTCGTCACCGACACGCCCGCCACCGGCGTCACCAGCGAGAAGTTCACCGGAATTCCATTCATTGCCGCCACACCGTTGGCATCGGTCACCAAGGCCGTGATGACGATGCTGAACGTGCCGTCGCCATTGTTGGTCACCCCCAAGATGTTCTGCTCGATCTGGATGAAGCGCGCCTCGGGGGTCGGTGTCGGCGTGATCGTCGGCGTGTTCGTGCGAGTCGGCGTCTGTGTCGGCGTCGAGGTCGGAGTCAGGGTCGGCGTGAACGTATTCGTCACCGTCGGAGTCGCCGTCGGACGCAGGTCGAGCAGCAGAATGTCTCGGAATGCCTCGATGTAGCCCGGTGCTGTTGGGATCGAGACCCAAGCGCGCACCCGCACCGTCTGCCCTTGCAGCGCCGCCGCGTACTTCACGCACGACAATGCATCGCCCGGCTGCGCGTTCACCTGGAAGCTCAACTGGCAGTTCGGCGGATCGCCCACCAATGCCGGGCTCGTCACCGACACGCCCGCCACCGGCGTCACCAGCGAGAAGTTCACCGGAATTCCATTCATTGCCGCCACACCATTCGCATCGGTCACCAACGCCGTGATCACCATGCTGAACGTGCCGTCGCCGTTGTTGGTCACTCCCAAGATGTTCTGCTCGATCAAAATGTGCGCCGCCGCAGGTGTCGGTGTCGGCGTAATTGTCGGGGTCCAAGTCCGCGTCGGAGTCTCCGTGGGAGTGGGTGTGAATGTATTCGTCGCCGTCGGAGTCGCTGTCGGACGCAGGTCGAGCAAGGTGATGCTGCGGACATCCTCGATAAACCCGCCGGGCTGGCTCGGCGCGCTCACCCGCGCACGGATCTGCACGCTCTGCCCCTGCATCGTCGAAACGTACTTCACGCACGACAACGCATCGCCAGGCTGCGCATTCACTTGGAAGCTCAACTGGCAGTTCGGCGGACCGCCCACCAATGCCGGGCTCGTCACCGACACACCCGCCACCGGCGTCACTAGCGAGAACTCCACTGGGATCCCATTCATCGCCGCCACGCCATTCGCATCGGTCACCAAGGCCGTGATGACGATGCTGAACGTGCCGTCGCCATTGTTGGTCACTCCCAAGATGTTCTGCTCGATCCGGATGAAGCGCGCCTCGGGGGTCGGTGTCGCCGTGATTGTCGGGGTCCAAGTCCGCGTCGGAGTCTCCGTGGGAGTGGGTGTGAATGTATTCGTCGCTGTCGGGGTCGCTGTCGGACGCAGGTCGAGCAAGAGAATGTCACGTACGTCCTCCACATAACCCAATGGCTGGCTCGGTGCGCTCACTCGCGCACGCACCTGCACTGTACGTCCTTGCAGCGCCGCCGCATACTTCACGCACGACAGCGCATCGCCAGGCTGTGCGTTCACCTGGAAGCCCAACTGGCAGTTCGGCGGTTGGCCCACCAATGCCGGGCTCGTCACCGACACACCCGCCACCGGCGTCACCAGCGAGAACTCCACTGGGATTCCATTCATCGCCGCCACGCCACGTGCATCGGTCACCAACGCCGTGATCACCATGCTGAACGTGCCGTCGCCATTGTTGGTCACTCCCAAGATGTTCTGCTCGATGTGTACGAACGCCACTTCCGGCGTCGGTGTCGGGGTCACTGTCGGCGTGGGGGTTACTGTCGGCGTAACCGTCGGGGTGAAGGTGGGTGTTACCGTAGGCGTAAACGTTGCCGTCGGCGTAAAGGTGGCAGTCGGTGTGGGTGTCGCAGTGGGAGTTGAGGTCGGAGTTGCGGTGGGAACAGGCAGGAACTGCACGACGCGCGAGAGGCTCACCGAACCATTACCCCCCGGAGCTTCGCCGGTCCGGGGAGAGATAATCTCCACCGTGAGATTCCCTGTCTCGGCGTTGGTGGCCTGAGGATCCGAGTCCGCCAGTGTAAACTGGAAGCGGCTCAAGCCATCGAGTAGGCGGTTGTTCGTGAACGCATCCGGCATCACGAAGTCGGTCAGCCCGAAGATCTTCCCTCTATCGCCCTCGTACCTGACGGTAATCCGCGAACCGCCCACCAGCGGGTTACCCACCCCGGGGTTGCTCAATGGATCGGGGTTGTCGCTCACGATCAACGTGAATTGTTGAGCCCCTCCTGCCGGAATGGGCTCCGGGGACAAGGGCAACAGGACCGCAGTAGTCGGGCCGGAAAATGTCGAGCAAGTCGAAGCAAAAATCAGCATTTCGTCTGCGCAGGTACGGATGTCGCCAGTTTGGTCGGCATCCCAGCGGCCGTTACCGTTCACGTCTACGAACGGCTCCCCGTCATTGTGCGTTCCATCGCAGTTCTCATCGAAAAATGGCTCTGCCAACGGGAGTAACTCGTCCGTTTCATCACAAATTCCGTTGTTGTTACTGTCCACGAACGGCCGTTCTCCGCGGGTGGTGGCAAGCGTGGCAACCGTGCCGTTCGCGGGCACAGGCGCCTGCGAGATGAGCACCGCAGTGGCTTGGCCGAGCGCGTTTGTCGGTGTCTGATTGCCGACCGCACCACCGTTCGTGGTAAAGGTCACGACCGTCCCCGGCGGCACCGGGTTGCCAAAACGGTCGGCCACGAACGCAGTCATTTGGTTTTCCAGTCCAAAGGTGACGCGCCCCGCAATGTTATTGAACTCGCGCGCCAGACTGAAATTCCGCTGCGAGGGGGGTCCACCCAGAACCTGCACCGGGGTCGAACGTGTTACCAAGGGCGGTTCGACCGAGAACACTTGAGCTGTCACCTGCAACGGCAGCGCACGCCGGCCCGTGGTCACCACGGTGCGAACCAATCCGTCGGCGTCGGTCACCTGTTGGCGCGGGCTCACGCTTTCACCCGACACCTGCGGCAACGAAAAGACCACCTGCACCCCCGGTAGCGGGTCACCGTTGCGGCTGCGCACTCGGAACGTGAGTGTCGCTTGTTCGGGCAAACCCGAACCTCGTACACCTAACGTTGTCGCCGAGCTGCTGACAAACTCCAGCGCGCCGGCGCGGTCGCCCTCTCCTGGGGTCGGCGTCGGGGTTCCCGCCACATTCAAAACGGGCACATTCAGCTCGCTCAAACTCACCCCACCTCCGGCGATCCGCAACGTCGCTGTACCACTGGGTGTGCCAGCAGGAACAATCAGCGTCGCAACGGCTTCACCGTTGGCGTCCGTCAGAGCGGACCGATCGATGCTGCCCACGTTCGAGAAGAAACGTACCCGCACATTCTCGACCGGCCGCGCCAACTCATCCAGAGCCGTCACCCGCACGATGGCTACACCATCGTTCGCATCATCCACGCGAATACTGGACGGCCGAACCACCGCACTGAGCGTTGCGATCGTGCCCGGCAACGTCACCACCTCACCACTAACTGCGTTCACCACTCCACCAGAACGAGCGCGGATCCACACTTCCGTTCCCTGCATGTGAGGCGTGAACTTCAAGCACGTTACGGCATTCCCCGGCTGAGGTATCACCGGGATCCCCGTCTGCGACGCGAACTGCGACACATCGCACGGAGGTAGCTGGTTGGTGACCGCGCCATTGGTCAGCACCACACCGGCTGCGGGGTCGGTTTCGTCCGGAAGACAAGAGCCACCGTCGCACACCGTGTCGCTGGAGCACAACGTGCCGTCGGCGGAACCACCGACGCAGCGCCGCCGCAACACGACTTCGAACACCACCGGGGTTCCATCTTCCACGGCGTTGCCCTGCGCGTCCACCATATTGGCGCTCAGGGTGCTGAGCAGCGTTCCATCATTGTTGTCCACGAAACGGGGGTTCAGCGAAATGCGGATGCGGGCCACCGGACCAGCCGAAATGGCCACAAGAGGTTGTTTTTCGACGAGAGCAACTGGAGCCCCATCCGAAATCGTGTCTGCGCAAGCTTGCACGGTAACCGGGCCGGACTGCGAACCGGCCTTGAGCTGCACGATAGCGAAGCCAGCCGAGTCCGAGATGGCAAACGGCGCATCAATCGGGCAACGGGATTGCGGGTCTGCCGGTAGCGGCGTTGCCTGGGTCGGAGCCAAGATCGTGGCCCCTGCCGCGCTTTCCGCGGGCACCACTCCGAAATACACGCGCACGCCGCTCAGCGGCTGGCCATTATTGTCCATCACCCGTGCCGAGATCGCGCTCAAATCCGTGCCGCCCGTGCCCGCTACCTGAATCCGGGCTGGACTAGCCGAAAGTAGGAGAGAAGCCGGCTTTCCGGGTGGAACGTTCGGGAGTTTTCCTCCTGGAGGGATTCGTCCCTGTACCACCGTGATGCGCGTCCGCCCGGTCACACCCCCGGCAAGCGCCGTCACAAAGAAGTCCTGCTCGAAGGTTCCCGCGGGCACGCGGAGCAGCGAAGTGGCCACACCGTTTTCCGAACCAAAGGGGCGCGTAACCTCCGTGAGCGGGCTCACTTGCCCAACTTCGGTTACGAACAACACGTTAATGTCGTTCATCGGTTGATTGTCGGAGTCGAACACCGACGCCTTGAGGTTGATGTTCGTGTCTACCGCGTTCCCTACCGTGGACGGGTCTGCTTCCAACACGACAACCGCCACCGGCTTGTTGCTGCGGCCCGAGACGATCGTGACGTCGACTTGCCCCTGCTTCTCGCATGCCGACGCGATCACGCGCAGCGTGCCGATGGCCGTGCCGGCCGGAATGTCGAGAATGGACGAAGCCATTCCACCGGCATCGGTTGCACGCACCAGCTCGCGAAAGGTTGCAACGCGCGGCTGCACATCGAACAGGATATTCGCATTGGGCACGGGGCGGTTGTCTTTATTGAAGGCCACTGCGGTGATGCGTGCGGAACCACCTGTGGCGGAACTCACCGACAGGGTATCGGTTTGCACGATAATGGCGGACAAGTCTTCACACGGGCGCGGAGTGGGTGTGAGCGTGGGCGTCGGTGTGAACGGAATCGGTGTCGGCGTGGGCCGCGTGGGAGTTCCAAACGGGGCCTGTACGAGAATGGTGAGGCTTACGCTGAGTCCGCTCAACGGACTGTCGGGGGCGGCGCTCACCGTAAGAGCGTAACGGCCCCCCAGGCGCGCGGAGACCCGACCAGTCAAGCTACCATCCGGACCGGTGCGTCCCTCTGCGTTGCTGAGTCCGGAGACATCCAACGCTGTTTCGATCACCAGCCGAAGGCCCGCCAACGGACGGCCGGCAGCGTCGCGCGCGAACACGGAAAACGCGGAGGACTCGTTGCCCACAATCGAGATTTCCTCGACGCGCAAGGTCAACGCCCCGGCGTCGCTAGCCACGGTTCGTTCGTTGCGGCTGGCACCGCTGCGTACCGGAGTGCTGGTCGCCGGCGCCTGCGTGAAACCCGGCAAGGAAGTCGGAGATGCCCCGCCACCTTGACCGCCACCGCCCCCGCCGCCGCAGCCACTGGCAACGAAACACGCGCTAATCCAAAGTGCTGCTAACGTCCAATGCGCCTTGCCGGGTTTCATAGCCCCTCTCCTCGCTCCACCGGATCAGCCTCACTGCGCAGGCTGCTGCAGAGACAGGCACTCCTCGATCGAGTTGCAACAGATCTGCCCCGTCTCGCAATTGCAGAAGTTATCGAACGTGATCGTGTAACCAGCCGTCGCGCGATACACGTTGCCGGCCGTATCGCGCGCAAAAAAAGTGAGAGTCACCGGCTGGGCCTCGCCGTAAACGCGCGGCTGCACAGCCGCCTTCGCTAAAAAGTCCAACAGCAACACGCCGGACACCGTGGTGTCGGTGAAATTACAAGTACCGCGGACTGTACCGACCAAGCAGTCATCCGCACTCGCGCAGGCACGCTGGCTCGCGTTCGAGCAGCGACCGCCGATCACGGTGCCATTGACATTCTCCGTGATGTCACCCAAACCGGTGCGGGTATCATCGAAGCGAATCCGCACCTGGAACACGCGCAAGTCCAATTTCTGGTCGTTTCGCAGCACCACGTTCGTGGCGGTTTGTGTGAACGGTTCGAGACTGATCTGCGCTTGCCCTCCTCCTCCGCCACCGCCGCCTCCAGTGGACACGCAAAAATTCTGCACCACGTCCACATCAGCGCTGTTTGGCCGCACAAAGTCCGCTTGGGTGATCCCCTCGCTCGAAAAACCGACGACGCGGAATACCAGGGAATCGTCGCCATCCACTGCGTCACCACTGGAGCCGCAACCGAACAGCGAAACCCCAGCGTACAAGGCAAAACATACCGAGGCTAACCACCGCATGGACCCCTCCCTCATGGATTTCCTGTCTCCTCCCGGACGGCGTATTCCACGATCTCTCGACTGCTGAGGAAGCAGAAACGCGTACTTCCGAGCCGCTCCACGGCAACAAATTTGACCTTGCCCCCGTGCACTTTCTTGTCGAGCTCGATGGCAGCCGCGAGCCGGTCGCCGTCGATGTCTGGCGGCAATTCCACCGGCAAGCCGGCACGCGCCAGCAGCACACGCAGGCGCTGCACCAGCTCGGATTGGCAAATACCGAGCCTGGCGCTCACGCGGGCCTCGGCCACCATCCCGATCGCCACCGCCTCGCCGTGCAAGTAACGCTTGTAGGCAGTCACGCTTTCCAGGGCATGACCGATCGTGTGGCCAAAGTTCAGCACCGCCCGTTCGCCACTTTCCCGTTCGTCCCGCTCCACGACCTGAGCTTTCAGTTCACAGCAGCGGCGGATGATCGGAACGAGCACGCCGAATTCCAACGCCAGCACTCGATCCAGTTCTTCTTCGAGGCGGCAGAACAGATCGGGGTCGAAAATCACCCCATACTTGACGACTTCCGCAAAACCGGCCAGCAACTGCCGGCGGGGCAACGTGTTCAAGGTACCGACGTCAATGAGGACCGCGCGTGGCTGGTAAAAAGCGCCAATGAGATTTTTACCGCGCGGGTGATCCACGCCGGTCTTTCCGCCAACACTGGAATCCACCTGAGCGAGCAGCGTTGTCGGAAGCTGGACGTAAGGGATCCCGCGCAAGTACGTCGCCGCTGCAAAACCGGCGAGATCCCCGATCACCCCGCCTCCCAAGGCAAACAAGGGCGAGGTACGTTCCAGCGCGGCGGCGACCAGCCCGTCGTAAATCAGCGCCAGCGTGGCGAGGTTTTTGTGCTCCTCCCCGTCAGGCACTTCGATGCGTACAGGCTCGAACCCGGCTCGACGCAAACTGCCCATCACGCGCTCGGCATAAAGGCCTCCCACGACGGGGTTGGTCACCACCGCGCACTTCCCGGGCGAGGCGAGGTTTTGCGCCCAGTCCCCCGTCAGTTCCAGCACTCCTTCGCCAATCACGATTGGGTACGAACGATCCCCCAAGCCCACCACAAGTTGGGTCAGGGGCACGTGCGGCTTATGGTTCGGAACCGGGGCAGTCACGCGGGCAACTCCTGGGGCGACAAAATCGTTCCAAGGTAAACCAAAATCGCCTCCACGACCTCCTCTGGGGAACGCTCGGTCGTGTCGATGCAAATATCGGCTTGGGCATAGGCGGGCGCGCGCTCGGACAACAGCGCCTCGACGCGCGCACGGCGGTCGTCATGTTGCAGCAAGGGTCGGGAACGATCGGCCGAGGTGCGAGCGAGAATGGCATCCACGGACGCCGTCAAACACACAATCGGTCCGGCCTGTTTCATGCGTGCGAGGTTGTGGGGGTCGGCGATGGCGCCTCCACCCGTGGCAACCACGGCATCTTCTACCAGGGCAGCAGCCAACTCTTGCTGTTCGACCTGGCGGAAAAATGGCTCACCGTGCCGAGCGAAAATCTCCGCGATGGTCAGACCGGTTCGGCGTTCGATGCGCTCATCCACGTCGATGAAGGGCTTGCCGAGGCGCTGCGCCAGCAAGCGACCGACGGTGGATTTTCCGGTGCCCATGAATCCAGTCAGCACAATGGTTGTCATGATCCTGCCAATGGCCCACCCGACAAACGCCTTAGCCCTCCGGCGATGCCCCGCCGCGGTGACGCCAGAGTTCTTCCGCCGTAGGCAAGTTGGCCCCTGGCGTACCGAGAATGCGTGGCGTCAGAAATACCAACAAATCTTCCCGGCGGTCGCTCTTGTTGAAATTTCGGAAGAGCCAGCCGATGCCGGGAACGTCCTTCAAGAACGGAATGCCGGTACGAGTTTCGGCGAACGTGTCGCGGTAAATCCCCCCGAGCACAATAGTCTGGCCGCTCTTCACCAGAATATGGGAGTTGGCTTCGCGCGTGATTTCGGTGGGGATTTGGTCCACCGTCCGCGCGAAATCTGCTTGGCTCGACTTGGTGGACATGTCGAGCAATACGAAGCCATCGGAAGACACCTGCGGCGTCACAACAAGAATGATTCCGGTTTCGATCTTTTCCGTTGCCGCCGAGGCCGCGCCCGCCGCACCGCCGGCGCCCGTGTTGATGATCGTACCCGTGCTCGGCAGGCGCACCCGGATGATCGTGAGACTCTTGATGGTAGCCGGGACGTTGTTCAGGGTGACCACCCGCGGGCGCGACACGACGCGTGCCTTGCCTTGTCTCTCGAAGGCACTGAGCCTCATGTCCAGTGCGTGCGCGCCATCGAGCGAGCCCAACGCCAGGTTGAGGGCGCTCCCACTGTTCGCCACCGCCTGAGCAGCGGGAAAATCGGCGATAAACGGGACACCGCTCGACCCCGAACCCAACCCTCCGCCGCCCACGCCGATCGTTCCCGGGAAGTTCACGCCCGTCGGATTGCCCGTAGCTGGTCCTGCCAAGTAACGATAACCCCACTGCACTCCGAGCTCGCGGGCAAAGTCCGTCGTCGCCTCCACGATGTTGGATTCGATCAGCACCTGGGGTGTTTGCACGTCGAGGCGCCGGACAACTTCCTTGGCGTTGTCGATGCCCCGTTGGATGTCGCGAACGATGATCGTGTTCGAGAGCTCGTCCACGAACACACTACCGCGGTTGGTCAGCACTCCGACTTCTTGGACTCCGGTGCGCACTCCCGTCCCTGCGCCAGCGCGACTCGCAGCCGCTCCACTGATAATGTCGGCCAAGTTCTTGGCCTTGGTGTAGTTCACCTTGATGTACTCGACCTTTAGTGGCTCGAGCACTTTTGCGGCCTCGAGGGCCTTTTGCTTCTCCTCGCGCTCCTCGCGCAAACGTTTCACCGTCGAGATGCGAATGACGTTGCCTTCTTGAACGCTCTCGAGATTGAGGGTTTGCAGGAGGATGTCGAGAGCCTGGTCCCACGGTACGTCGAACAGGCGTAAGGTTACTTTCCCTTTCACGTCATCCGTGGCGACGATGTTGAGCTTGCTGACTTCGGCCAAAAGCCGCAGTACGTTGTGGACGTCCGCGTCCTTGAAGTCGAGCGACACCCTCTGGCCCACATACATCGGCTTTGCGCCCGTAACTGCCCGGGCTTCCGTCGTTTGCACTGCGGGAGATGGCTCCGCAGCCGGCTGGCGAGGGGGCACACGTTCCTCTTCCAGCGTGCTCGCGATCGCACCGACGCGCTGCGAATACACAAGTTCTTCCTCGATGGGGCGAGTGCCTCCGGTCGGCTCGCCGAGAAACACCACCACAGTGGAGTCGAGGTCGCTCACCGTGTACGGAGGCACTTTGGCTTTGAGATAGGCCGAGACCCGCAAGCTGCCGGCGCTGGATTGCAGTCGAATTTCCTTGATCAACGGGTTGCGCCGAACGGGCAACCGTTCCACCACGCCAGGTCGGACCTGCGGTGAGGCAATTTCCAAAACCAAACGCGGGGGGCTCTCCAACGGTAGGTGCGTCACCGCCTGAGGCCGACCGTTCAAGCGCAGGAAGATTCCTTCCTGCCCATTATCGCTCACCACCCTCAGTTCTTTGAGCTCGAGGAACTGCTCGCGTGCCGCCGCCTCATCCCCCGCCCCAGGCGCTTCGGCTTCCGTAATCGTTTCCGAGAGCGCGCCTCCCTGCTCCGCCCCGCCCAGGGGAGAGCTGACAGAGGTCAACGGCGGCTCCACTTTCTCCACCGTTGGGCGCGCGCAACCGATACACCAAAGGAGGAACAGCCCTCCAACGAGCCCGTAGCGAACCGCAACCGACCCATTCCCTTGCATCATTTTCTCTCCCGTCCTGGTTGGCTCGGCCCCTCTTCACTTGGGGTTTCCATTACGATTCGATTCACTTGTTCGTTGCCGTAAAAATCCACGGTTCTTTCTTCGACAATCACGCGTCGCGGCTCGATCGCCGTCACCACACCACCGTTGCGGCCGATGGGAGTTCCAATCGTCACAATGAAGCCCATACCCGCTCCGTCTTCGACCATCGCACGCGGGGGCTGAAGCTCCCACATCGTCCCCACTACTGTGAGCTGACCCAGCTCGTAACGCTGCAATGGTGTCAGCTCGACGTTCTCCGGCTCGCGACGGCGGAGGTCGAGCAGAAACGGCCGGAACGGATCGCGCCTCCCCACAGGGTTGTATGGCGGAGCCTCGACGTCTTCGGCCACATGCTCCGCCGGCGGCGATTCGCACCACGCGGGCACGTTCCACCAGGCAAGCGCAGCAAAAAGAACGCTTGCGCCGAACCCGAGCGCCAACCAGCTCCTCACGGCTTGCCTCCTTTTTCGCGCTGTTTTGCCAACCGCTCCCGCTCGGCGTCGTCGAGGAACCGGAACGTGACCGCCGCACACGATGTGTCGAGCACGACCTCACTGCCCTCAATGCGTTGCGGTGCTTTGATGGAGACGCCAGACACGTTGACGATGCGCGGCATACGCCCGACTTTGTCAAAGAACGTGGCCACCTGGTGGAAGGTACCACGGACGACAATGTCCACCGGCACCGAGGCGTAAAATTCCTCGTATTGCTCGTCGCGCTGCTTGAACTGCACGATTTCCAAACCCGATTCGATCCCGAGTGACGAGATCGTACTGAGCAACTCGGGAATCTCCTTCGTGTCGGGCAACTCGGCCATGGCTTTGCGCAAGTCGCCGTTGAGCTTTTGCACCTCTTGGCGCGCCTGCTCGATGTTTCCCACCAGTGCCGCTTTGCGATCGCGGTCGCGCCGGAGCTGCTCGATTTGCTTGGTTTTTTCCTCGATCTGCGCCTCGCGCGGCCAATACAGAAAGTACGCGTACAAGAGTACGACACCCGCCACCGCTCCCACAATGGCGAGGATCCTTTGTCGTGGTGGCAATTCAAAAAGTCGTTCGAGCAGTGCGTTCACGATACCCTCACGCAGGCTTCTTCTGTCCGGCTGGTGTCGGCTCGGGCGTTGGTGACTTGCCTCCCTGGCCGAGGTAGTCCAGCCGAGCCTTGATCTGGAAGCGCTTCAGCGACGGCCCCGCTTGCGCTCCGGGCTGGGCTACCGCCTGGGCACTCTCCACCAAATCCACGTCGTAAAAATACCGCGACTGTTGTAATCGACGCATGAATTCCGCGATGGTTTGGTTGTCGATCGCCAGACCTTGGATGGAAACCGCACCACCGGTTTCCGTGAACTCCGTGAGCCACAGTTTCTCTGGAGTGGCATCGCTCAGGTCCTCCAAGGCTCTGACCGGACCCACGCGCCGGCGCTTGAGCTGCGCAATAATTCGCAACTTGGCCTGTAGCTCCGCGCGTTTTG
This window harbors:
- the aroB gene encoding 3-dehydroquinate synthase, with product MTAPVPNHKPHVPLTQLVVGLGDRSYPIVIGEGVLELTGDWAQNLASPGKCAVVTNPVVGGLYAERVMGSLRRAGFEPVRIEVPDGEEHKNLATLALIYDGLVAAALERTSPLFALGGGVIGDLAGFAAATYLRGIPYVQLPTTLLAQVDSSVGGKTGVDHPRGKNLIGAFYQPRAVLIDVGTLNTLPRRQLLAGFAEVVKYGVIFDPDLFCRLEEELDRVLALEFGVLVPIIRRCCELKAQVVERDERESGERAVLNFGHTIGHALESVTAYKRYLHGEAVAIGMVAEARVSARLGICQSELVQRLRVLLARAGLPVELPPDIDGDRLAAAIELDKKVHGGKVKFVAVERLGSTRFCFLSSREIVEYAVREETGNP
- the aroK gene encoding shikimate kinase produces the protein MTTIVLTGFMGTGKSTVGRLLAQRLGKPFIDVDERIERRTGLTIAEIFARHGEPFFRQVEQQELAAALVEDAVVATGGGAIADPHNLARMKQAGPIVCLTASVDAILARTSADRSRPLLQHDDRRARVEALLSERAPAYAQADICIDTTERSPEEVVEAILVYLGTILSPQELPA
- the pilN gene encoding fimbrial protein translates to MIRINLLPVREAERALGRRRQISLAILTGIVVLLMMVLPYTFQARRLAQLEAEATQLRQEIARLDQQAKEVKDLDAKRAELQAKLRIIAQLKRRRVGPVRALEDLSDATPEKLWLTEFTETGGAVSIQGLAIDNQTIAEFMRRLQQSRYFYDVDLVESAQAVAQPGAQAGPSLKRFQIKARLDYLGQGGKSPTPEPTPAGQKKPA